A stretch of DNA from Desmospora activa DSM 45169:
AGTTGATGCCGCAATCCCAACCGGAACTGTTGGGGGAATTGTCCATAAACGAATGGAATCAACGGCGTAATCCGCAATTTTTGGTTCGAGATGTGGCGGTTCCACACCTGCAGATTTTTGATTGGCGCAGCAATCGCGATCAACGGGAGCGGTTGGGCCCGCTGGCGAAACGGCAGGAGACCTTGTTTGTTCATAGTGGAGAGGAACCCCATTGGTGGAAGCGGGATTATGCAGCCACCCTCTTATCCTGGGATCGACTAGATCCAAATCCGTTTACGGATGCTGCGACCGTTCGTTATTTGGTGCTGATCGATTTGCCGCCAGCGGTAGCTGCGATAGAGGGATTATTGCGAGGGTTTGGCCAGTTGGAGCGAATTTACTTTGCCTTTGGTGATGCCGACTGGAATGGCCCTTCCGGCGTACCGGATCGGGAGCATTTTAAAAAATTGTACGGTGCAGTGATGAAAGTGAAGGAATTGCGAATCCCCCGGGATTTGGAACGGCTTGCCCGCATGACGGGACTATCGGCAAAGGGGATTGGATTTATACTTGAAGTATTTCAGGAACTGGGCTTTGTACGCAGGGAAGGAGATTGGTTGCTACTGGTGCCGGAGGCGGAAAAAAAACCGTTGTCCCGCTCAACTCATTATCGACAACAACAAGAATGGGATGAAGTGCAACAGTGTTTGGTCTATTCTTCCACGCGTGATCTATATACGTATATCGCTTCGATCAATCCGAAGCTAGCCCAATCAGGAGGCGAAGAAGCATGGATTTCAAAGATAAAATCCGGGTGATTTCCGATTTTCCACAGCCAGGGGTTCGTTTTAAGGATATTACCACGTTACTCAAAGATGGCCCTGCGTTTCGGGCGGCAATCGATCAGATGGCTGAAAAAATCGAGGATAAACAAGTGGATTTGATCGTGGGGCCGGAGGCTCGCGGTTTTGTGGTTGGAACACCGCTGGCTTATGCGTTGGGGGTTGGGTTTATTCCTGTGCGAAAAACGGGAAAATTACCTGCGGAAACGGTGGAAGCCGGCTATAACCTCGAATATGGAAAAGACCGCTTGGCGATTCACCGT
This window harbors:
- a CDS encoding adenine phosphoribosyltransferase codes for the protein MDFKDKIRVISDFPQPGVRFKDITTLLKDGPAFRAAIDQMAEKIEDKQVDLIVGPEARGFVVGTPLAYALGVGFIPVRKTGKLPAETVEAGYNLEYGKDRLAIHRDAIQPGQRVLIVDDLLATGGTIQATLNLVNQLQADVVGAAFIIELTYLQGREKLPADLDVFTLVQY